A genomic segment from Diospyros lotus cultivar Yz01 chromosome 5, ASM1463336v1, whole genome shotgun sequence encodes:
- the LOC127801168 gene encoding 2-methylene-furan-3-one reductase-like isoform X1: MKMQKAWFYEEYGSKEVLKLGDFPLPVPHENQLVVQVQAAALNPIDYKMRKQPIIPIEFPVIPGCDMAGVVVAKGDGVSKFEIGDKVYGNIQDFNAEGKLKRLGTLAEFTLVEETLVAMKPENISFEEAASLPLAVQTAIEGFKTAGFKAGQTVFIVGGAGGVGTLVVQLAKQLYGASQVVATTSTPKVEFVKSLGADKVVDYTKTGYEEVQEKYDLLYDTVGHTWKSFVVVKDDGVIIDITWPLSCQKAVYSSLTVSGDILEKLAPYLESGKLKPVIDPTGPYHFSDVIEAFRYLETGRARGKVVISSFPSQHFPPTSSFLDY, translated from the exons ATGAAGATGCAAAAAGCTTGGTTCTATGAAGAGTATGGTTCCAAGGAAGTTCTCAAGTTAGGGGATTTCCCACTTCCTGTACCTCATGAGAACCAGCTAGTTGTCCAAGTCCAGGCTGCTGCTTTGAATCCTATTGATTATAAGATGCGCAAACAGCCCATTATTCCAATAGAATTCCCT GTTATCCCAGGATGTGACATGGCTGGTGTGGTGGTGGCTAAAGGCGATGGAGTTTCAAAATTTGAGATTGGTGACAAGGTTTATGGAAACATCCAAGACTTCAATGCAGAAGGTAAATTGAAGCGGCTTGGGACGCTGGCAGAGTTCACTTTGGTGGAGGAAACTTTGGTGGCCATGAAACCAGAGAACATTTCTTTCGAGGAGGCAGCCAGCTTGCCTTTAGCAGTTCAAACAGCAATAGAAGGCTTCAAGACTGCAGGTTTTAAAGCTGGTCAGACAGTTTTCATAGTTGGTGGAGCCGGTGGTGTTGGAACTTTGGTTGTTCAGCTGGCCAAGCAGCTTTATGGAGCTTCCCAGGTTGTGGCAACAACTAGCACACCGAAGGTGGAGTTTGTCAAGAGCTTGGGTGCCGATAAGGTTGTTGACTACACAAAGACTGGATATGAAGAAGTTCAGGAGAAATATGATCTCCTATATGATACTGTGG GTCACACTTGGAAATCATTTGTGGTGGTTAAGGATGATGGGGTAATCATTGACATAACCTGGCCTTTATCGTGTCAGAAAGCAGTTTATTCAAGCTTGACAGTTTCTGGGGATATCTTGGAGAAGCTTGCGCCATATTTAGAGAGTGGAAAGCTAAAGCCGGTGATTGATCCTACAGGGCCGTATCATTTTTCTGATGTTATTGAAGCCTTTCGGTATCTAGAAACTGGGAGAGCGAGAGGAAAGGTTGTAATTTCCTCCTTCCCCTCACAGCACTTTCCTCCTACTTCTAGCTTCCTGGATTATTAG
- the LOC127801168 gene encoding 2-methylene-furan-3-one reductase-like isoform X2, with product MKMQKAWFYEEYGSKEVLKLGDFPLPVPHENQLVVQVQAAALNPIDYKMRKQPIIPIEFPVIPGCDMAGVVVAKGDGVSKFEIGDKVYGNIQDFNAEGKLKRLGTLAEFTLVEETLVAMKPENISFEEAASLPLAVQTAIEGFKTAGFKAGQTVFIVGGAGGVGTLVVQLAKQLYGASQVVATTSTPKVEFVKSLGADKVVDYTKTGYEEVQEKYDLLYDTKAVYSSLTVSGDILEKLAPYLESGKLKPVIDPTGPYHFSDVIEAFRYLETGRARGKVVISSFPSQHFPPTSSFLDY from the exons ATGAAGATGCAAAAAGCTTGGTTCTATGAAGAGTATGGTTCCAAGGAAGTTCTCAAGTTAGGGGATTTCCCACTTCCTGTACCTCATGAGAACCAGCTAGTTGTCCAAGTCCAGGCTGCTGCTTTGAATCCTATTGATTATAAGATGCGCAAACAGCCCATTATTCCAATAGAATTCCCT GTTATCCCAGGATGTGACATGGCTGGTGTGGTGGTGGCTAAAGGCGATGGAGTTTCAAAATTTGAGATTGGTGACAAGGTTTATGGAAACATCCAAGACTTCAATGCAGAAGGTAAATTGAAGCGGCTTGGGACGCTGGCAGAGTTCACTTTGGTGGAGGAAACTTTGGTGGCCATGAAACCAGAGAACATTTCTTTCGAGGAGGCAGCCAGCTTGCCTTTAGCAGTTCAAACAGCAATAGAAGGCTTCAAGACTGCAGGTTTTAAAGCTGGTCAGACAGTTTTCATAGTTGGTGGAGCCGGTGGTGTTGGAACTTTGGTTGTTCAGCTGGCCAAGCAGCTTTATGGAGCTTCCCAGGTTGTGGCAACAACTAGCACACCGAAGGTGGAGTTTGTCAAGAGCTTGGGTGCCGATAAGGTTGTTGACTACACAAAGACTGGATATGAAGAAGTTCAGGAGAAATATGATCTCCTATATGATACT AAAGCAGTTTATTCAAGCTTGACAGTTTCTGGGGATATCTTGGAGAAGCTTGCGCCATATTTAGAGAGTGGAAAGCTAAAGCCGGTGATTGATCCTACAGGGCCGTATCATTTTTCTGATGTTATTGAAGCCTTTCGGTATCTAGAAACTGGGAGAGCGAGAGGAAAGGTTGTAATTTCCTCCTTCCCCTCACAGCACTTTCCTCCTACTTCTAGCTTCCTGGATTATTAG